In Cololabis saira isolate AMF1-May2022 chromosome 10, fColSai1.1, whole genome shotgun sequence, a single window of DNA contains:
- the LOC133452648 gene encoding myomegalin-like isoform X2: MLDLKMKETCRICGRELCGNQRRWIFHPTAKLNLQVLLSYALGRELDRDGRGEFACSKCTFMLDRMYRFDTVIARVEALSIERLQRLLQEKHRLRQCVSGLYRKTNSEEGGVALTGTNEGNGDGMVDISGLTHAKYCALLQEDLVYSMYESWADDSLDCHHHHHHHCSAGPGSEATAVGSRRCVSSTPRKCRGCSYWRVADSDYEAVCKVPRKLARSISCGPSTRYSASVSGGSATGGAGDAERRNVDDSEEAPSSRTLVPGSQDRSRMSDSDRTLAGRVSSSPSVASLETGEEYTHPGTMTDGPLSPGEAIDDRMSDTLSEERMGTPHDRASTGSSLSLALCLLQSYAVYRPVRSIKGSKLPVLVQRGPSNGGSRLSFADPVLGMSYGSPDGEGENHMPTLELETPLIRLGGDQDWHLADVEDFLEDLFKEYPPPRPHQSLVEEQQSQLNQYECAAGQCVSELQKAQLQVQSLQAKIHEGEANNMKLQEKLNEMECELRSLRQAAQGQERTIQGLTESISTKDSEAQELYQLIEGQNSTLCKLQEMAHRNKLAQTKASVGVGDSLTLAQLQSELLAVQSSLFSLGLELEANQRTLRQSQRQGDDLLRFKDRLNSDLQEALQHREVTEKHNQDLCIALQKIRSELQAKEAALKEGEAEKNSAMHEKDRAIAQLKCSLQDKEQQLQEYLEMLDSTGSSKPRDALLEKLRERIKERDRALECSIDDKFHCLEELEGQVRRLQLALREKERDMERLRCIVSNNEETITSLDSLERGKEQELEQAAEAYRNIQWLKQQSDDKEKNTVREKDAIINQLQAALQARSQETQDLTAALVARVQAGPNEVVEELRARIALKDKLFQELMSDRNCQTNEHQAQVQDLLNTLSTKDQYLQDYSYRLSLVISERTGQLQELRRQLTQKEQDLCELRRDKESELGGEKQRLQSLLKEKEAFIKELIQAQEEAAQPFAKESEAEIKALKEELQLVLKKEMDAQKEISALHLSLAHQYSEEGVTKDSTDHLCVLEQLVSEYNELNDALRAEKRLYQNLQHLHSNDGSRSSKNIQGLHTELDSVQALRGQLEEVLSRTRSMALALEREAKRQPDFGELSTEEEGDDEEGSSDEFTDSIEEDDNNPAGRLVNPVQDYVKAQGDECGTGGAVFERVTQKAEIDQLEEAKRELEGELEEIRSQLESDGYTSMAEMRSALEMLQQENQILKENLGRSGALGLRTNTEQTLNQEEEEEEEEEEEEEEEEGSEGEDEDCENFPVLSGKRGPPSVGLSDEPGKRHCMRPHSLDLTSHQTQTFQGKGLAGGSTQVAELWQDIEEGLQKQTVRLRSDLAQSHQDNRELQERLMVSEATVQAQAEQLKDYRDLLTETSVQQASKQVQVDLQDLGYETCGRSENEAEREDTSSPEFDDLEMCTSLSHHDCEGVSTSWYTQDCSSSRDAFKMGDESASLQHLVQDLRSQLSHSHKVIRGLQLRVRSLSNTSDYASSLERTPRKVNWALETSSTPSGMEEDEGWMSDTQRNGSGSRPSRELQQLMDRVASLEAQLKSTRVESKGQAEEGKCATWPGKYNSLIQAQARELSHLRQRMREGQGVGHILTQHLGDTTKAFEELLRANDIDYYMGQSFREQLAQSSALAQRVIIKISGRERAESHDDKTGHELLALRLSKELQQKDKLIESLHTKLHQRNDTPSSCHALSETTDQSDRTSLVSDEYQTHEDLELCSDIDSREYQEEHRLQQQELASGPNVRPSLHPPPCPHGPLKTSSSCPNMLYSAPLGMTSGLAGALFSAPASSSPSVLSGPNVWGYEVPSDPRPRALSVIAVRPELDTLYKQMSEQRRGLAFPHEKTLLSLSPGVHSQHDNYTQLSHHAFQQYQLGGIPGGHSLPSDFGLAAGRPLWDVEHFGHPVGGCSGNQPGSGEAGVNLIEEHLREVRCLRQRLEESIRTNEGLRQQLEEKLASVGRDGGAPTNIYIQGLDTVTQLSNEIRVLKEENITLQSRLQASTDTSEEVVRLQEAVFTARARLKQAELEAEQWKEELRRLQAHSQEQGQQIHTLRQERQTGQEKTNRLQHEVSLLQQQLCESRELIHSLQSELHVYDRMCSGTNAKKGYLCEVGGLPVELGELLGELRSLRAQLQSNVQENSALKQLELHKQLEQKLGSPRTPSLSALTASPQRENFYRRQLLHDPAPSPPVRDIGLFNCGSPGPPYSDLDDSHSTTNDPLDPHSELEGEAPDGSFANRNGRHAIGHVDDFSALQQQVLEGRSLVQRMEATLQACLSPPLLEGNHRENTKLILDYGCVKGLLSNTKTLRQILEEAMSLLKMFWRAALPSTDSSAQNLKKEQCMQEEILSLKLRMSEQDEVLKGTIQRLRSTSRTKESMEHFIVNQLSRTRDVLKKARTNLEKNERRLSSLSSSSSSPPCAAEDPRGAARERPAHCSVLRTGGTSRIVGAAANQRPATRKRSSQCLF; the protein is encoded by the exons ATGCTTGATCTCAAGATGAAGGAGACGTGTCGTATCTGTGGACGGGAGCTCTGCGGTAACCAGCGGCGATGGATCTTCCACCCGACTGCCAAGCTGAACCTACAGGTGCTGCTGTCTTACGCCCTGGGCCGAGAGCTGGACCGAGACGGCAGGGGAGAGTTCGCCTGCTCCAAGTGCACCTTCATGCTGGACCGCATGTATCGCTTTGACACGGTCATCGCTCGTGTGGAGGCCCTGTCCATCGAAAGGTTGCAGCGGCTCTTGCAGGAGAAACACCGGCTGAGGCAGTGCGTCAGTGGCCTCTACAGGAAGACCAACTCAGAGGAGGGTGGTGTAGCTCTGACCGGAACTAACGAAGGCAACGGAGATGGGATGGTGGATATTTCAGGTCTCACTCATGCAAAGTACTGTGCCCTGCTGCAGGAGGATTTGGTGTACTCCATGTACGAGTCCTGGGCTGACGACAGCCTGGACtgccaccaccatcaccaccatcactgTTCTGCTGGTCCGGGGTCAGAGGCCACGGCTGTGGGCTCACGCCGCTGTGTGTCTAGCACTCCTAGGAAATGCCGGGGTTGTTCCTACTGGCGGGTGGCTGATTCCGACTATGAAGCTGTCTGTAAGGTGCCCAGGAAGTTAGCGCGGAGCATTTCCTGTGGGCCATCAACCAGATATTCAGCCAGCGTTAGTGGAGGGAGTGCGACTGGAGGAGCGGGGGACGCCGAGAGGAGAAATGTGGACGATTCAGAAGAAGCCCCTTCTTCTCGGACATTAGTTCCTGGATCTCAAGATCGTTCTAGAATGTCAGACAGCGATCGGACCCTGGCTGGGCGAGTGAGCTCCAGCCCTTCAGTTGCATCCCTGGAGACGGGTGAAGAATACACTCATCCTGGAACCATGACAGACGGGCCGCTGAGCCCCGGGGAGGCAATAGACGACCGCATGTCAGATACCCTGTCCGAGGAGCGCATGGGGACACCACACGACCGAGCCTCAACGGGATCCAGCCTATCTCTGGCCCTCTGTTTGCTGCAAAGCTATGCTGTCTACCGGCCAGTCCGGAGCATCAAGGGGAGCAAGCTGCCCGTCTTGGTCCAGCGTGGTCCCAGTAATGGAGGTTCAAGGCTGAGCTTCGCTGATCCCGTCCTGGGAATGTCTTATGGGAGCCCAGATGGAGAAGGAGAGAACCACATGCCGACGCTGGAGCTGGAGACCCCTTTGATCAGGCTGGGCGGAGATCAGGATTGGCATCTGGCTGACGTGGAGGATTTCCTGGAAGATTTGTTCAAAGAGTATCCTCCTCCACGTCCCCATCAG AGCCTTGTTGAAGAGCAGCAGAGTCAACTCAACCAGTACGAGTGTGCAGCCGGTCAGTGTGTGAGCGAGCTGCAGAAGGCCCAGCTCCAGGTGCAATCCCTGCAGGCTAAGATCCACGAAGGCGAGGCCAACAACATG AAGCTGCAGGAGAAGCTGAACGAGATGGAGTGTGAGCTGCGTTCACTCCGCCAGGCTGCCCAAGGTCAGGAAAGAACCATTCAGGGCCTCACTGAGTCCATCAGCACCAAAGACAGCGAG GCCCAGGAGCTGTACCAGCTGATCGAAGGGCAAAACAGCACTCTGTGTAAGCTGCAAGAAATGGCCCATCGCAACAAGCTTGCTCAAACCAAG GCTTCAGTGGGGGTGGGTGACTCCTTGACTCTGGCCCAGCTGCAGAGCGAGCTGCTGGCAGTGCAGAGCTCCCTGTTCTCTCTGGGTCTGGAGCTGGAGGCCAATCAGAGGACTCTGAGACAAAGCCAGAGGCAAGGAGACGACCTGTTGAGATTCAAGGACAGACTCAACTCTGATCTACAGGAGGCACTGCAGCACAGGGAGGTCACAGAGAAACACAATCAG GACCTGTGCATTGCCCTTCAGAAGATTCGCTCTGAGCTCCAGGCTAAAGAAGCAGCTTTGAAGGAGGGTGAAGCAGAGAAGAATTCAGCGATGCATGAGAAAGACAGGGCCATTGCACAGCTGAAATGTTCCCTGCAAGACAAGGAGCAACAGCTGCAG GAGTACCTGGAGATGCTGGACTCGACAGGAAGCTCCAAACCAAGAGATGCCTTACTGGAGAAGTTAAGGGAGCGGATTAAAGAAAGAGACAGAGCTCTTGag TGCTCCATTGATGACAAGTTCCACTGTCTGGAGGAACTTGAGGGTCAGGTGAGGAGACTACAGCTGGCCCTCAGAGAGAAGGAGCGAGACATGGAGAGACTCCGCTGCATCGTATCCAACAACGAGGAGACCATCACG AGTCTAGATTCGCTGGAGCGGGGTAAAGAGCAGGAGTTGGAGCAGGCGGCCGAGGCCTACAGGAACATCCAGTGGTTGAAGCAGCAGAGCGACGACAAGGAGAAAAACACTGTGAGAGAGAAAGATGCCATCATAAACCAGCTACAGGCCGCTCTGCAGGCACGCAGCCAGGAGACGCag GATCTGACGGCTGCACTTGTTGCCAGAGTCCAGGCTGGTCCCAACGAAGTGGTAGAGGAACTGAGGGCTCGGATAGCTCTGAAAGACAAGCTCTTCCAAGAGCTGATGTCAGACCGCAACTGCCAGACGAATGAGCATCAAGCACAGGTCCAAGATCTGCTCAACACTCTCAGCACCAAAGACCAGTACCTGCAG GACTACTCCTACAGGCTATCCTTAGTAATCAGTGAGCGGACAGGCCAGCTGCAGGAGCTCCGCAGACAGCTGACACAAAAGGAACAAGATCTGTGCGAGCTGAGACGGGACAAGGAGAGCGAGTTGGGAGGCGAGAAGCAGCGTCTGCAGAGTCTGCTCAAAGAGAAGGAGGCTTTTATCAAG GAGCTGATTCAAGCGCAGGAAGAAGCTGCACAGCCGTTTGCAAAGGAAAGCGAGGCAGAGATTAAGGCTCtgaaagaggagttgcagctgGTGCTCAAGAAGGAGATGGATGCTCAG AAGGAAATCTCAGCTCTGCATTTGTCTCTGGCTCACCAGTATTCGGAGGAAGGCGTCACAAAAGACAGCACCGATCACCTA TGTGTGCTGGAGCAGCTGGTGTCTGAGTACAACGAGCTGAACGATGCCCTGAGGGCAGAGAAGAGACTGTACCAGAACCTGCAGCATCTTCACAGCAATGACGG cagcAGAAGCTCAAAAAATATTCAGGGCCTCCACACTGAGCTAGATTCTGTGCAGGCGCTCCGTGGACAGCTGGAGGAGGTCCTGTCCAGGACACGCAGCATGGCCCTGGCGCTGGAAAGGGAAGCTAAAAGGCAGCCTGACTTTGGAG AGCTCAGCACAGAAGAGGAAGGAGATGATGAAGAAGGCAGCAGTGATGAGTTCACAGACAGCATCGAGGAGGATGATAATAATCCTGCTGGGAGACTTGTTAACCCTGTTCAG GATTATGTGAAAGCTCAAGGAGATGAATGTGGGACTGGAGGTGCAGTATTTGAGAGAGTCACCCAGAAAGCTGAAATAGATCAGCTTGAAGAAGCAAAGAGAGAGCTAGAAGGTGAACTTGAAGAGATACGCTCACAACTGGAAAGTGATGGATACACCTCTATGGCTGAGATGAG GAGTGCCCTGGAGATGTTGCAGCAAGAGAACCAGATATTGAAAGAAAACCTGGGAAGATCTGGAGCATTGGGGCTGAGGACAAATACAGAGCAGACTCTGAaccaagaggaggaggaggaggaagaggaagaggaagaggaagaggaggaggagggcagtGAGGGAGAGGATGAAGATTGTGAAAACTTTCCAGTGTTGTCGGGGAAGCGAGGTCCTCCTTCAGTTGGTTTGAGCGACGAGCCGGGGAAGAGGCACTGCATGAGACCGCACTCCCTGGACCTGACATCCCACCAAACTCAGACG TTTCAGGGTAAGGGTCTGGCTGGTGGCAGCACTCAGGTGGCAGAGCTCTGGCAGGATATAGAGGAGGGTCTCCAAAAGCAGACAGTCCGCCTGCGCTCCGACCTGGCTCAGAGCCACCAAGACAACAGGGAGCTCCAGGAGAGGCTGATGGTGTCTGAAGCCACCGTTCAGGCTCAGGCGGAGCAGCTGAAGGACTACAGAGATCTGCTCA CAGAGACATCGGTCCAGCAGGCCAGTAAGCAGGTGCAggtggacctgcaggacctgggtTATGAGACCTGCGGCCGGAGCGAGAATGAGGCCGAGAGAGAAGACACCAGCAGCCCAG AGTTTGATGACCTGGAGATGTGTACATCGCTGTCCCATCATGACTGTGAAGGCGTGAGCACAAGCTGGTACACTCAagactgcagcagcagcagagatgcCTTTAAAATGGGGGATGAGTCAGCTTCTCTCCAGCACCTCGTTCAGGATCTGCGCTCACAGTTATCCCACTCCCACAAAGTGATCCGTGGACTCCAGCTGCGAGTCCGCTCCCTGTCTAACACCAGCGACTATGCCTCCAGCCTGGAGCGCACTCCGCGCAAG GTTAACTGGGCGCTTGAGACATCATCAACCCCCAGCGGTATGGAAGAGGATGAAGGCTGGATGTCTGACACCCAGAGAAATGGCTCCGGCtccaggcccagcagggagcTGCAACAGCTGATGGATCGAGTTGCATCGCTGGAGGCTCAGCTGAAGAGCACCAGGGTGGAGAGCAAAGGCCAAGCAGAAGAAGGGAAATGTGCCACCTGGCCTGG GAAGTACAACTCTCTGATCCAGGCACAAGCTCGCGAGCTATCCCACCTGAGGCAGAGGATGAGAGAGGGACAGGGAGTCGGCCACATCCTGACCCAACACCTGGGAGATACTACCAAG GCTTTTGAAGAGCTCCTGCGGGCCAACGATATTGATTACTACATGGGTCAGAGCTTTAGAGAGCAGCTGGCTCAGAGCTCTGCTCTGGCACAAAGAGTTATCATCAAGATCAGTGGAC GAGAGCGTGCAGAGAGCCATGATGACAAGACAGGCCATGAGCTGCTCGCCTTAAG GCTGAGCAaggagctgcagcagaaagaTAAACTCATCGAGTCGCTCCACACCAAGCTGCATCAACGCAACGACACCCCGTCCAGCTGCCACGCCCTCTCTGAGACCACCGACCAGTCGGACAGGACCTCCTTGGTGTCTGACGAGTACCAGACCCACGAGGACTTGGAGCTGTGCTCGGACATCGACTCCAGGGAATATCAGGAAGAGCACCGGCTGCAGCAACAGGAACTCGCATCAGGACCAAATG TCCGCCCATCTCTTCATCCCCCTCCCTGTCCTCATGGTCCCCTCAAGACCTCCAGCAGCTGTCCCAACATGCTTTACTCAGCTCCTCTTGGTATGACCAGTGGATTAGCTGGAG CCCTTTTCAGTGCCCCTGCCTCTTCCTCCCCCTCTGTCCTCTCTGGCCCTAATGTCTGGGGTTATGAAGTCCCTTCTGACCCCCGGCCCAGGGCCCTGTCTGTGATCGCTGTTCGCCCCGAGCTGGACACGCTGTACAAACAGATGAGTGAGCAGCGCAGGG GACTTGCATTCCCCCATGAGAAGACGCTGCTCAGTCTTTCGCCAGGAGTCCACAGCCAGCACGACAACTACACCCAGCTATCCCATCATGCATTTCAGCAGTACCAGCTGGGAGGCATCCCAGGGGGTCACTCACTGCCGTCTGACTTTGGTCTAGCGGCGGGGAGACCTCTGTGGGATGTGGAACACTTTGGTCATCCAGTTGGAGGCTGTTCTGGTAACCAGCCAGGAAGCGGCGAAGCAG GTGTAAATTTGATAGAGGAGCACCTGCGGGAGGTGAGGTGTCTCCGTCAGCGTTTGGAGGAGTCTATCAGGACAAATGAGGGACTCCGAcagcagctggaggagaagctggCCTCTGTTGGGCGTGATGGAG gaGCACCAACAAATATTTATATTCAAGGATTGGACACAGTCACTCAACTGTCCAATGAAATAAGGGTCCTGAAAGAGGAAAATATCACTCTACAGTCACGCCTTCAGGCCAGCACAG ACACAAGTGAGGAGGTGGTGCGGTTGCAGGAGGCCGTGTTCACCGCACGCGCCCGTCTGAAACAAGCAGAGCTGGAGGCCGAGCAGTGGAAGGAGGAGCTCAGACGGCTGCAGGCCCACAGTCAGGAGCAGGGCCAGCAGATTCACACCTTACGGCAGGAACGACAGACCGGCCAGGAGAAAACTAACAG GCTACAGCACGAGGTgtctctgctgcagcagcagctgtgtgAGAGCAGGGAGCTCATCCACTCCCTGCAGAGCGAGCTTCATGTTTATGATCGAATGTGCTCGGGCACAAATGCTAAAAAAG GTTACCTGTGTGAGGTTGGAGGTCTTCCAGTGGAGCTGGGGGAGCTGCTTGGGGAGCTCCGAAGTCTGCGGGCCCAGCTGCAGAGCAACGTGCAGGAGAACAGTGCCCTCAAACAGCTTGAGCTCCAcaagcagctggaacagaagttAGGGTCTCCCCGGACTCCGTCTCTCTCTGCTCTCACTGCCAGCCCTCAGAGAGAAAACTTCTACAGACGACAGCTGCTTCATG ACCCTGCTCCGTCTCCACCGGTCAGGGACATTGGTCTGTTTAACTGTGGATCTCCTGGTCCCCCCTACTCAGACCTGGACGACAGCCATAGCACAACCAATG ATCCTCTTGATCCGCACTCTGAGTTGGAGGGGGAGGCACCTGACGGATCATTCGCCAACCGTAACGGTCGCCACGCTATCGGTCACGTGGACGACTTCAGCGCCCTGCAACAGCAAGTCCTAGAGGGCCGGAGTCTTGTCCAGCGGATGGAGGCGACCCTGCAGGCCTGCCTCAGCCCGCCGCTGCTGGAGGGCAACCACAGAGAGAACACTAAGCTG ATTCTGGACTACGGCTGTGTAAAGGGTCTTCTGTCCAACACGAAGACACTAAGGCAGATCTTAGAGGAGGCGATGTCACTGCTCAAGATGTTCTGGAGAGCAGCTCTCCCCAGCACGGATTCTTCCGCTCAAAATCTAAAGAAG gaGCAGTGCATGCAGGAGGAGATCTTGTCTCTGAAGCTGCGCATGTCAGAGCAGGACGAGGTTCTTAAAGGGACGATACAAAGACTGAGAAGCACCAGCCGCACTAAAGAGAGCATGGAGCACTTCATAGTCAACCAGT tatCAAGGACCCGTGACGTACTGAAAAAAGCGAGGACAAATTTAGAG AAGAATGAGCGGAGACTTTCATCTCTaagctcttcctcttcttctcctccttgtgCTG